A single region of the Syntrophobacterales bacterium genome encodes:
- a CDS encoding type II toxin-antitoxin system HicB family antitoxin, producing the protein MKNNTKYTYRIAWSEEDGCHVARCLEFPSLSAHGDTVEAALREIEFVVMESIRWLEEDGAPVPEPFGMKTFRGNLTLRVPAEKHRELAIRSAEEGVSVNQFILSRL; encoded by the coding sequence ATGAAGAATAATACAAAATACACGTACCGCATCGCCTGGTCCGAGGAAGACGGATGCCATGTGGCCCGGTGCCTGGAGTTTCCGTCCCTGTCCGCCCATGGCGACACGGTGGAAGCCGCCCTGCGGGAGATCGAATTCGTTGTCATGGAATCCATCCGATGGCTGGAAGAGGATGGCGCCCCAGTCCCGGAGCCTTTCGGAATGAAGACATTTCGGGGTAATCTGACCTTGCGAGTCCCTGCGGAAAAGCACCGCGAGCTTGCCATCCGTTCGGCGGAGGAGGGCGTTTCCGTCAACCAGTTCATTTTATCCAGATTATGA